From Algoriphagus sp. NG3, the proteins below share one genomic window:
- a CDS encoding UDP-glucuronosyltransferase, with the protein MIDFKFHPESYFTDETTSVLLVKLNYPESQWGEQISIYAHALEGKIQYEAVDFYGNDYILYPSWSYEALSLEDLIYLLEAMQVNTDAMEGNMELILDGIPEVESDFYPGLGEYFEEKRKNVGLD; encoded by the coding sequence ATGATTGATTTCAAATTCCATCCAGAAAGCTATTTTACCGATGAGACCACTTCTGTTTTATTGGTCAAATTGAACTACCCAGAGAGTCAGTGGGGAGAGCAGATCAGCATTTACGCCCATGCTTTGGAGGGCAAAATCCAGTATGAAGCGGTGGATTTCTACGGTAATGATTACATACTCTACCCATCATGGAGCTATGAGGCATTGAGTCTGGAGGATCTGATCTATCTTCTGGAAGCAATGCAAGTGAATACAGACGCTATGGAGGGAAATATGGAATTGATTCTGGACGGTATTCCAGAGGTCGAGAGTGATTTCTACCCGGGATTAGGGGAATATTTTGAGGAAAAAAGAAAAAATGTAGGATTGGACTAG
- the tatC gene encoding twin-arginine translocase subunit TatC: protein MALDQYQEEEEEGGMSFLDHLEALRWHLLRSVAAILILSVAAFLAKSFVFGVVILGPSKVDFVTYRWLCELSDYVGMSALCIDELPFTIQSRQMTGQFTMHMTSSFVVGFIASFPFVFWEVWRFISPGLYDQEKNAARGAVFFVSLLFFLGAAFGYYILAPLSINFLSNYQLDPSILNEFDITSYISTLTMLVLASAIMFQLPVVVYFLAMSGLVTSGMLKAYRRHAIVVILVLSAIITPPDVISQILISMPILVLYEAGIQIAKRLEKKRAIRKAKEEVDDAL, encoded by the coding sequence GTGGCGTTAGATCAATACCAAGAAGAGGAAGAAGAAGGAGGAATGTCCTTTTTGGACCATTTAGAAGCATTACGCTGGCACTTGCTTCGCTCCGTTGCGGCTATACTGATATTGTCGGTAGCAGCTTTTCTAGCCAAAAGCTTTGTTTTCGGAGTTGTAATCCTAGGACCTTCCAAGGTGGACTTCGTGACCTACCGTTGGCTATGCGAACTCAGCGATTATGTAGGTATGTCGGCTCTCTGTATTGATGAACTTCCCTTTACGATACAAAGTAGGCAGATGACAGGGCAGTTTACCATGCACATGACTTCAAGTTTTGTGGTGGGATTCATTGCTTCGTTTCCGTTTGTCTTCTGGGAAGTGTGGAGATTTATAAGCCCGGGACTCTATGATCAGGAGAAGAATGCCGCCAGAGGTGCTGTTTTCTTTGTCAGCTTACTATTCTTCTTAGGAGCTGCCTTCGGATACTATATTCTTGCGCCTCTTTCGATCAACTTCCTCTCAAACTACCAGTTGGATCCTTCGATTCTCAATGAGTTTGATATCACTTCCTATATCTCTACCTTGACTATGTTGGTGCTGGCTTCGGCTATCATGTTCCAGCTCCCGGTAGTGGTTTATTTCCTTGCCATGTCAGGTTTAGTAACCTCAGGCATGCTCAAGGCTTACAGAAGACATGCGATAGTGGTTATCTTGGTATTATCGGCCATCATTACCCCTCCGGATGTCATCTCCCAGATATTGATATCCATGCCGATTTTGGTGTTGTATGAAGCTGGGATACAGATTGCAAAACGCTTGGAGAAGAAAAGAGCGATCAGAAAAGCAAAGGAAGAAGTGGATGATGCGCTTTAA
- the glyA gene encoding serine hydroxymethyltransferase, which translates to MKRDSLVFDLINEEEDRQKRGIELIASENFTSKQVMEAAGSVLTNKYAEGLPSKRYYGGCEVVDKIEQLAIDRAKELFGATWANVQPHSGAQANAAVMLACLKAGDPILGFDLSHGGHLTHGSPVNFSGKLYEPHFYGVEEGTGRIDYDKVEEKALAVSPKMIICGASAYSRDWDYARLREIADEVGAILLADISHPSGLIAKGLLNDPLEHCHIVTTTTHKTLRGPRGGLIMMREDFDNPWGLTTPKGEIRKMSSLLDMGVFPGTQGGPLEHIIAAKAVAFQECLSDEYMHYVLQVKKNASVMADQFVSLGYQIISGGTDNHMMLIDLRNKELTGKIAEETLGKVDITINKNMVPFDTKSPFVTSGMRVGTAAVTTRGLKEDDMVKIVGLIDRALTNHTNDAELANIRGEVNAWMNQFPLY; encoded by the coding sequence ATGAAAAGAGATTCGCTTGTTTTCGACCTTATCAACGAAGAAGAAGACAGACAAAAGAGAGGCATCGAATTGATCGCTTCCGAAAACTTCACCAGTAAACAAGTAATGGAAGCCGCAGGCAGCGTGCTGACAAATAAATATGCCGAGGGTCTTCCTAGTAAGCGCTATTATGGTGGCTGCGAGGTAGTGGATAAGATCGAACAATTGGCTATTGACCGGGCTAAAGAACTTTTCGGCGCTACTTGGGCCAATGTGCAGCCGCACTCTGGCGCACAGGCCAATGCTGCGGTAATGCTTGCCTGTCTGAAAGCAGGTGATCCAATTCTGGGATTTGACTTATCCCATGGAGGTCACCTTACGCATGGCTCCCCTGTTAACTTTTCAGGAAAACTTTATGAGCCACATTTTTATGGTGTAGAAGAAGGGACAGGAAGAATCGACTACGACAAGGTAGAAGAAAAAGCCCTTGCCGTTTCTCCGAAAATGATCATTTGTGGAGCGTCCGCTTATTCTCGGGACTGGGATTATGCCAGGCTGAGAGAGATTGCTGATGAAGTAGGAGCGATTCTTTTGGCTGATATTTCACACCCATCCGGATTGATCGCAAAAGGTCTGCTAAACGATCCTTTGGAGCATTGTCATATCGTGACAACTACCACCCACAAAACGCTTAGAGGGCCAAGAGGAGGTCTGATCATGATGCGTGAGGACTTTGACAATCCTTGGGGACTTACCACTCCAAAAGGAGAAATCAGAAAGATGTCATCATTGCTTGATATGGGCGTATTCCCAGGGACACAAGGCGGTCCACTGGAGCATATTATTGCTGCTAAGGCAGTGGCTTTCCAAGAGTGCCTTTCTGATGAATACATGCACTATGTGCTTCAGGTCAAAAAGAATGCATCCGTAATGGCTGATCAGTTCGTAAGTCTGGGATATCAGATCATATCAGGAGGAACTGACAACCACATGATGCTAATCGACCTAAGAAATAAAGAGCTTACAGGGAAAATTGCTGAAGAAACCTTAGGCAAGGTGGACATCACCATCAATAAAAATATGGTTCCATTTGACACCAAATCACCGTTTGTGACATCAGGTATGAGAGTAGGGACGGCAGCTGTCACTACTAGAGGCTTGAAAGAAGATGATATGGTGAAAATCGTCGGGCTGATAGATAGAGCATTGACGAATCATACCAACGACGCTGAATTGGCAAATATCCGTGGCGAAGTAAACGCCTGGATGAATCAGTTTCCATTATACTAG
- the rpiB gene encoding ribose 5-phosphate isomerase B, which produces MKKKIAIGGDHAGFEYKSQLISKLESQGYEVKDFGPFSDASVDYPDYVHPLSSAIEAGEYELGIVICGSGNGVAITANKHQGIRAALCWNEELAALCRQHNNANVLALPARFISYELAEQLSEIFLTTEFEGGRHENRVKKIACS; this is translated from the coding sequence ATGAAAAAGAAAATAGCAATAGGAGGTGATCATGCAGGTTTTGAATACAAATCCCAATTGATCAGCAAACTAGAATCCCAAGGATATGAAGTAAAGGATTTTGGCCCCTTCTCTGATGCATCAGTTGACTATCCGGATTATGTACATCCTTTGAGTTCGGCTATAGAGGCAGGAGAATATGAGCTGGGCATAGTAATCTGCGGAAGTGGAAACGGGGTTGCCATCACTGCCAATAAGCACCAAGGAATCCGTGCGGCACTGTGCTGGAATGAGGAATTGGCCGCCTTGTGCAGGCAGCACAACAATGCCAATGTCCTAGCGCTTCCCGCCAGGTTTATTTCCTATGAATTGGCAGAACAGCTATCTGAGATTTTCCTGACTACGGAATTTGAGGGTGGAAGACACGAGAATCGCGTGAAAAAAATTGCTTGTAGTTAA